Proteins from a genomic interval of Flammeovirgaceae bacterium SG7u.111:
- a CDS encoding exopolyphosphatase, which yields MNIAVIDMGTNTFQLLVGKPDPDGFTPLFRTSFFVKIGKGGISEGKITDEAMERAIIALKKLQAHALEHGAGEIHATATSAIRSAKNSRTFLEKIEKETGILPRVIDGNEEAGFIYSGVRSVFDPGKEKMLILDIGGGSVEFIIADGETVFWKRSIEIGAQRLVDAFHHSDPIAKDELLRLTSFLDGKLEEVFGEIEKHQPKMMVGCAGTFDTVQDIYCQEKGLPKDGGEVFEVPISAYLSIHQQFVEKDRAGRLEIPGMLEKRVDMIVVASVLADFLLHKGGFEKLIVSKASLKEGVLYQMGKSSPNMS from the coding sequence ATGAATATTGCAGTTATCGACATGGGAACCAATACGTTCCAGCTTTTGGTCGGGAAGCCCGACCCCGATGGTTTTACCCCACTTTTCAGGACGAGTTTTTTTGTGAAAATAGGGAAAGGGGGCATCAGTGAAGGAAAAATTACCGACGAGGCGATGGAGCGTGCTATTATTGCACTGAAAAAATTACAAGCTCACGCACTTGAACATGGGGCTGGAGAAATTCATGCTACGGCAACCAGTGCTATCCGTAGTGCCAAAAATTCAAGAACCTTCTTAGAGAAGATTGAAAAAGAAACAGGGATTTTGCCAAGGGTGATCGATGGTAACGAAGAAGCTGGGTTTATATATTCTGGGGTAAGGTCGGTATTCGATCCGGGCAAGGAAAAAATGTTGATTTTGGATATAGGCGGTGGGAGTGTGGAGTTCATCATTGCCGATGGAGAAACTGTTTTCTGGAAGCGGAGTATCGAGATTGGTGCACAGCGCTTGGTAGATGCTTTCCATCATTCCGACCCTATTGCCAAAGATGAGCTACTTAGGTTGACTTCTTTTTTGGATGGAAAGCTAGAGGAAGTGTTTGGGGAAATAGAAAAACATCAGCCTAAAATGATGGTGGGCTGTGCCGGCACGTTCGATACCGTACAAGATATTTACTGTCAGGAAAAAGGTCTGCCTAAAGACGGGGGAGAAGTATTTGAAGTGCCTATTTCGGCGTATCTATCCATACATCAGCAGTTTGTGGAAAAAGACAGGGCAGGGCGGTTGGAGATTCCCGGAATGCTGGAAAAGCGGGTAGATATGATAGTAGTTGCATCGGTACTGGCGGATTTTCTACTTCACAAAGGTGGGTTTGAAAAACTGATCGTGTCAAAAGCTTCTCTCAAAGAAGGGGTGCTTTACCAAATGGGGAAAAGCTCTCCAAACATGTCTTAA
- a CDS encoding putative Ig domain-containing protein, giving the protein MKRKLYIQKNARLWCMIFCTMLLLTGSNLFAQTRIMPLGNSITYDNNTYHNTHPKTPEPHIDRKSYRRPLDSLLTEGGYSFDFVGSQRAGDPDVFDIDNEGYPGMSIDFIAGKVYDLLTANPADYVLLHIGTNDSGIGTPASRAEKVGELLDEIDRYETDNSTEVTVLLALIINKAAPTASADITDFNSAVVTMAQERVANDGDEIVLVDMENGAGLDYRVDGIVPYDDGDFHDELHPNDDGYVKMAHVWYDALTNILTPSDCVDCEDCPEGIAHYWHLDQGLVEGDGAFYADSIGSLVATPTGEPLAVEAKIGRTSARFNGSNYLSVSNAGGEFNWTKDESFTIELWMKDEGTTNLGVFAGKIDNTVAKGMQIWVGMNPDGTAAFQLLEKDGVNNKQINSTGVFVDDGNWHHIVAVRDASVNQNRLYVDGVLRGSVSTVGLYEGDFDAPVDFLIGTSTIGGTSFTGSIDEVAVYNSAVGMMNITAHYNGGTGRRFCDEGVSNNNPPEVSSEKEVYVNEGEELNYLLTATDEDGDVVSFQNNYRPSWIGEDGWDGERLRKMTTSAQIGEHEASFKVSDTKTFVFFNLAIYVNAKPEIKSVPSTVTVKNTEYSYKLEALDKYLNEHTWSVKEGPAWLSVDVTATDTTLVGTPPAVGDYDVVLEVTDGYATTKQTFTLSVVTDNKKPVFSSTPVTNATQGDDYEYTVAATDADGDDLTFSIESVLPGWLSFDPATKKLTGTPGSGDVKDVSVTIKADDGEGESNSEAFQVFTIVVANINDAPEFDLAVSPITDDAEQGTEFTYTVKATDADEDALVYSPENLPTWLTFVSPNKVVGTPGNEHVGDTVFTVKADDQQGEGNSITSQVVTVTVSNINDAPVFTSATTDAATEDIEFTYTIAATDDDGDDLTFSAENLPGWLSFEAPNLVKGTPLNENVGDTVFTVKADDGNGSIITQNVEVSVTNVNDAPEFTSTPSTEVNEGDAYAYTLEVEDIDAGDEITLSAPTLPTWLSFNEFTGELKSIANPDDAEVGSHDVLLKATDGDVEIEQSFSIVVVNANDAPAFTSVPVTAATEEQPYSYTATAEDDDADAVLSFTGITIPDWMSFDAATGKLTGDPDDKEVKEGPYNVVLSVSDGIADAVDQEFTVTVTNVNDKPVITSAAITTASKDVLYEYTFTATDADGDDLTLSASIPVWLSFDASTGLLSGTPGLAQTGEYVVTLEATDGTATATQTFKLNVIDANNPPTSIALSGMTVEEGSATGTFIGKLSTEDEDADDEHTYTLPELFANNSEFEISNDSLFTKSGNFDYETKDQYLIRVVVSDGNDGTFQKDFTINVVNLNEEPTNILLSSFTVEENAVEGTEVGTLSTVDENGEDSHTYSLLDGVDDNASFELSGNKLLTKAVFNFETKTSYKVTVKSDDGNGGTIEKQFIVKIKDANDAPTSLNLSNNVVAEDAAIGAVVGNLSTTDEDATDSHTYSLTGTSDDNNLFEIDGNQLKTKVVLNYEDSPKYTINVKVEDAAGASFSKQITILVGDISDTYALGGKLAKVGGEAVNESEVILYKKLGKGEYEEISKQTLVETDTFTFEQLPLGEYTVKVTATATDLLPTYYGDVLLLTDASVEALTNADESFGVITVMAKPAPTAGYSTIDGEIGKPSGRDPLSGVNIYLYDKTTGELVAFVTSGTDGSFTFENLEIGTYIVKPDYEGTPVEETTSEVKIKFNREEIYALVSVTSSQIIMTTDQVTGIEDELKLSNISVYPNPVQDQLTISLENNVSGTYELRLFNQSGQLIQLDQFTKSDFANEHSISLGTLPTGLYILHVIKDQQMAVKKVVKQ; this is encoded by the coding sequence ATGAAAAGGAAACTTTACATCCAAAAAAATGCGAGGCTTTGGTGTATGATTTTTTGCACCATGCTCCTGCTAACAGGCAGTAATTTATTCGCCCAAACCCGAATTATGCCCTTGGGCAATTCGATTACTTATGATAATAACACTTATCATAATACTCACCCAAAAACTCCTGAACCTCATATAGATAGAAAAAGCTACAGAAGACCTTTGGATAGTCTATTGACTGAAGGCGGTTATTCTTTCGACTTTGTGGGTAGCCAACGAGCAGGTGATCCTGATGTATTCGATATTGATAATGAGGGGTATCCGGGTATGAGTATTGATTTCATTGCAGGAAAGGTGTACGATTTATTAACAGCCAATCCTGCCGATTATGTGCTATTACATATAGGCACTAATGATTCAGGCATAGGGACTCCTGCTAGCAGAGCTGAAAAAGTAGGCGAATTATTGGACGAAATAGATAGGTACGAAACAGATAATAGTACCGAGGTCACTGTGCTATTGGCTTTGATTATAAACAAGGCGGCACCCACAGCAAGTGCGGATATTACAGATTTCAATTCAGCCGTAGTTACTATGGCACAAGAAAGGGTGGCAAATGATGGCGATGAGATTGTGTTAGTAGATATGGAAAACGGTGCAGGGTTGGACTACAGAGTAGACGGCATTGTTCCTTACGATGATGGAGATTTCCATGATGAACTACATCCAAATGATGACGGGTATGTAAAAATGGCACATGTGTGGTACGATGCTTTAACAAATATTTTAACGCCAAGTGACTGTGTTGACTGTGAAGACTGTCCTGAAGGCATAGCGCATTATTGGCATTTGGATCAAGGACTGGTAGAGGGAGACGGAGCGTTTTATGCAGACTCAATAGGATCACTGGTAGCTACTCCAACTGGTGAGCCGCTTGCTGTTGAAGCCAAAATAGGGAGAACTTCTGCACGTTTCAATGGCTCAAACTATCTTTCTGTTAGTAACGCAGGTGGTGAGTTTAATTGGACAAAAGATGAAAGCTTTACCATAGAGTTGTGGATGAAAGATGAAGGCACTACCAATTTAGGTGTGTTTGCTGGTAAAATTGATAATACTGTTGCTAAAGGAATGCAAATATGGGTAGGTATGAATCCAGATGGTACGGCAGCATTTCAATTACTTGAAAAAGATGGTGTTAATAATAAGCAAATTAATAGTACTGGGGTATTTGTTGACGATGGCAATTGGCACCATATAGTTGCCGTAAGGGATGCTTCCGTAAATCAAAATAGGCTGTATGTAGATGGAGTATTGAGGGGGTCAGTCTCTACTGTAGGGCTTTACGAAGGTGACTTTGATGCGCCAGTAGACTTTTTGATTGGAACTTCAACTATTGGTGGTACTTCTTTTACTGGAAGTATCGACGAAGTGGCTGTGTATAATTCTGCTGTTGGAATGATGAATATTACTGCTCACTACAATGGCGGAACAGGAAGAAGGTTTTGTGATGAGGGTGTAAGTAATAACAATCCTCCTGAAGTCTCTTCTGAAAAAGAGGTTTATGTAAATGAGGGGGAAGAACTTAACTATTTGCTAACTGCTACTGATGAAGATGGTGATGTCGTTAGCTTCCAAAATAATTACAGACCGAGTTGGATTGGTGAAGACGGCTGGGATGGTGAAAGGTTAAGAAAAATGACTACAAGTGCCCAAATAGGTGAACACGAAGCCAGTTTTAAAGTTAGTGACACAAAAACATTTGTTTTCTTCAATCTTGCCATTTATGTAAATGCCAAACCAGAGATTAAAAGTGTACCAAGTACTGTAACTGTAAAAAACACTGAGTATAGCTACAAACTAGAGGCCTTAGATAAATACCTCAATGAGCATACATGGTCTGTGAAAGAAGGTCCAGCGTGGTTAAGCGTAGATGTTACGGCAACAGATACTACATTGGTAGGTACTCCACCAGCGGTGGGTGATTACGATGTGGTTTTAGAAGTAACTGACGGTTATGCCACTACTAAACAAACATTTACACTAAGTGTAGTTACTGACAATAAAAAACCTGTATTCAGCTCGACTCCTGTTACCAACGCTACCCAAGGCGATGATTATGAATATACTGTAGCAGCTACAGATGCAGATGGAGATGACCTTACTTTCTCTATAGAAAGCGTATTACCAGGCTGGCTATCTTTCGATCCAGCTACTAAAAAGCTAACAGGCACCCCTGGAAGCGGCGATGTTAAAGATGTTTCTGTTACCATAAAAGCAGATGACGGTGAAGGCGAAAGCAATAGTGAGGCTTTCCAAGTATTCACTATAGTTGTAGCCAACATCAACGATGCCCCTGAGTTCGACTTAGCCGTATCTCCTATTACAGACGATGCCGAACAAGGTACTGAGTTTACTTATACCGTTAAGGCTACTGATGCCGACGAAGATGCTCTTGTTTATTCTCCAGAGAACTTGCCAACTTGGTTGACTTTTGTAAGCCCTAATAAAGTAGTAGGAACGCCGGGCAACGAACATGTAGGTGACACTGTTTTCACTGTAAAAGCGGACGATCAGCAAGGCGAAGGAAATAGCATTACCTCACAAGTAGTAACTGTAACCGTAAGTAATATCAACGATGCCCCTGTATTCACATCGGCTACTACCGATGCGGCTACGGAAGATATCGAGTTTACATACACAATTGCTGCAACTGACGATGATGGTGATGACCTTACCTTCTCGGCTGAGAATTTACCTGGCTGGTTGAGCTTTGAAGCACCAAACTTAGTAAAAGGAACACCGCTTAACGAAAATGTGGGCGACACTGTTTTCACCGTAAAAGCAGATGACGGAAACGGTAGCATAATAACTCAAAATGTTGAAGTATCTGTTACCAATGTAAACGATGCTCCTGAGTTTACATCTACTCCAAGTACCGAGGTGAATGAAGGTGATGCCTATGCTTATACTCTCGAAGTAGAAGATATTGATGCAGGCGATGAAATCACGCTTTCTGCTCCTACTTTGCCAACCTGGTTGAGCTTCAACGAATTCACTGGTGAGCTAAAAAGCATCGCTAATCCTGATGATGCTGAAGTAGGCTCTCACGATGTCCTGTTGAAAGCCACCGATGGTGATGTAGAGATTGAGCAAAGCTTCTCCATTGTAGTAGTGAACGCTAACGATGCACCAGCATTTACATCTGTTCCTGTTACTGCTGCAACAGAAGAGCAACCATATTCTTACACGGCTACTGCTGAAGACGACGATGCTGACGCGGTATTGAGCTTCACTGGAATTACTATTCCTGACTGGATGAGCTTTGATGCTGCTACTGGCAAGCTAACTGGCGATCCTGACGACAAAGAAGTGAAAGAAGGTCCATACAATGTAGTTCTTAGTGTATCTGATGGTATTGCCGATGCTGTTGACCAAGAATTTACTGTCACAGTAACTAATGTAAACGACAAGCCGGTTATTACTTCTGCAGCTATTACCACTGCTAGCAAAGATGTTCTGTATGAATATACTTTCACTGCAACGGACGCTGATGGTGATGACCTTACGCTTTCCGCTTCTATCCCTGTATGGTTGAGCTTCGATGCTTCTACCGGCTTATTGAGCGGAACTCCTGGCTTAGCGCAAACAGGAGAATATGTGGTCACTCTAGAAGCTACTGATGGAACAGCTACTGCTACTCAAACATTTAAGCTAAATGTGATAGATGCTAACAACCCTCCTACCAGTATTGCTTTAAGCGGGATGACTGTAGAAGAAGGAAGTGCAACAGGAACATTCATTGGTAAACTTAGTACGGAAGATGAAGATGCTGACGATGAGCATACATATACTTTGCCTGAGCTTTTTGCCAACAACAGTGAGTTTGAAATATCAAACGATTCTTTGTTCACCAAGTCTGGCAACTTCGATTACGAAACAAAAGATCAATACCTTATAAGGGTAGTTGTAAGCGATGGCAACGATGGTACTTTCCAAAAGGATTTCACTATCAATGTAGTCAACCTCAACGAGGAACCAACCAACATTCTTTTGAGTTCTTTCACAGTAGAAGAAAATGCTGTTGAGGGAACTGAAGTTGGTACGTTGAGCACAGTAGACGAAAATGGTGAAGATAGCCACACGTACTCGCTTCTTGATGGTGTTGATGACAATGCTTCTTTCGAGCTTAGCGGGAACAAGCTACTTACCAAAGCAGTATTCAACTTTGAAACAAAAACAAGCTACAAAGTAACTGTGAAGTCTGACGATGGCAATGGTGGTACTATAGAGAAGCAGTTCATAGTGAAAATAAAAGATGCTAACGATGCGCCAACTAGCCTAAACCTTAGCAATAATGTAGTTGCCGAAGATGCTGCAATTGGCGCAGTAGTGGGCAACCTTTCTACTACAGACGAGGATGCTACAGACAGCCATACGTATTCACTCACAGGCACTTCTGATGACAACAACTTGTTCGAAATAGACGGCAACCAACTGAAAACAAAAGTAGTACTCAACTATGAAGACTCTCCTAAATACACTATTAACGTAAAAGTTGAAGATGCGGCAGGAGCCAGTTTCTCTAAGCAGATCACCATATTAGTTGGAGATATCAGCGATACGTACGCACTTGGTGGCAAGCTTGCCAAAGTTGGTGGCGAGGCTGTAAATGAAAGCGAAGTAATCCTTTACAAAAAACTTGGAAAAGGAGAGTACGAGGAAATTTCCAAACAAACATTGGTTGAAACAGACACCTTTACTTTTGAGCAATTGCCGCTTGGCGAATACACAGTAAAAGTTACGGCAACAGCAACTGACCTATTGCCTACTTACTACGGCGATGTATTGCTCTTAACTGATGCTAGTGTAGAAGCGTTGACCAATGCAGATGAAAGCTTTGGAGTGATCACCGTGATGGCAAAACCAGCGCCGACTGCAGGTTACTCAACCATAGATGGCGAAATTGGCAAACCAAGTGGACGTGATCCTCTTTCAGGTGTGAACATTTATCTGTACGATAAAACAACTGGCGAACTAGTAGCCTTTGTGACATCAGGCACAGATGGATCATTCACTTTCGAAAACCTTGAAATAGGAACGTACATTGTAAAACCCGATTATGAAGGTACTCCTGTAGAAGAAACTACAAGTGAGGTGAAAATCAAATTCAATAGAGAAGAAATCTATGCCCTTGTATCGGTAACTTCTTCTCAAATCATTATGACAACTGACCAAGTGACTGGAATTGAAGACGAGCTTAAGCTTAGCAATATATCGGTATACCCGAACCCAGTACAAGACCAATTGACTATCAGCCTTGAAAACAATGTAAGTGGTACTTACGAATTGAGGTTGTTCAACCAATCAGGCCAATTGATCCAACTTGATCAGTTCACTAAGAGTGATTTTGCAAACGAGCATAGCATAAGCCTAGGCACATTGCCAACTGGCTTGTACATACTTCACGTAATTAAAGATCAGCAAATGGCTGTGAAAAAGGTAGTGAAGCAATAA
- a CDS encoding SO_0444 family Cu/Zn efflux transporter codes for MEFITDYISALITLTNEMAPYLLLGFLIAGILHVYFPQEKVNKYLGKNNFASVLNAALLGVPLPLCSCGVIPTGVAINKNGASKGATVSFLISTPQTGVDSVMATYSLLGWPLAIIRPVVALFTGIAGGLLTNKLDKGEEVKEAEDCCEDGSCSSTAVPKKAKPAVVRMLHYAFVEFLQDIAKWLVIGLAIAALISVLVPDDYFSQTISNPYLGMLIVLVAAVPIYVCATGSVPIAAVLLMKGVSPGAVLVFLMAGPATNVATITVIAKTMGKKVAAIYLGTIIVGSFFFGAIINEFFTREFLLMGMPQHIHEHGNHLVPMWLAVASSITLVGLIINGYVQKWLASRSITKSINNQPINDNQMNQVTIKVNGMTCNHCKANVEKNIGGMEGVEKALVDLPTAQVVIEGEGLDLDKIKGKVEDIGYEYVGVE; via the coding sequence ATGGAATTTATAACCGACTACATTTCCGCCCTCATCACGCTCACCAACGAGATGGCTCCCTATCTTCTGTTGGGATTCTTGATAGCAGGTATCTTGCATGTGTATTTTCCCCAAGAGAAGGTGAATAAATATTTGGGCAAGAATAATTTTGCTTCGGTGCTCAATGCCGCTCTTTTGGGAGTGCCGCTGCCGCTTTGCTCTTGCGGAGTCATCCCCACGGGAGTGGCCATCAACAAAAATGGCGCATCGAAAGGGGCAACGGTTTCGTTTCTCATCTCCACCCCCCAAACGGGCGTGGATTCGGTAATGGCGACTTATTCGCTGTTGGGCTGGCCTTTGGCTATCATTCGCCCCGTTGTGGCATTATTTACCGGAATAGCCGGAGGCCTGCTCACCAACAAGCTAGACAAAGGCGAAGAAGTGAAAGAAGCGGAAGATTGTTGCGAGGATGGAAGCTGTTCTTCTACGGCTGTTCCCAAAAAAGCAAAGCCAGCCGTTGTAAGGATGTTGCATTATGCTTTTGTAGAATTTCTCCAAGATATAGCCAAGTGGCTAGTGATCGGCTTGGCCATTGCCGCGCTTATTTCGGTGCTAGTGCCCGATGATTATTTTAGCCAGACCATCAGTAATCCATATTTGGGAATGCTCATTGTGTTGGTGGCCGCCGTGCCTATTTATGTCTGTGCCACGGGCTCGGTACCCATAGCGGCGGTATTGCTTATGAAGGGCGTATCACCTGGTGCGGTGCTGGTTTTCCTGATGGCAGGCCCTGCTACCAACGTGGCCACTATCACGGTAATAGCCAAAACGATGGGCAAAAAAGTGGCAGCTATCTATTTGGGGACTATCATAGTCGGCTCTTTCTTTTTTGGGGCTATCATCAACGAATTTTTTACCCGAGAGTTTTTGCTGATGGGAATGCCACAACATATCCACGAACATGGCAACCATCTGGTACCTATGTGGCTGGCAGTGGCAAGCAGTATTACGCTGGTAGGGCTAATTATAAATGGCTATGTGCAGAAATGGCTTGCTTCGCGAAGTATTACGAAATCAATTAATAACCAACCTATAAATGATAATCAGATGAACCAAGTGACCATCAAAGTAAATGGAATGACTTGTAACCATTGCAAGGCGAATGTGGAGAAAAACATAGGAGGCATGGAAGGAGTGGAGAAAGCCTTGGTAGATTTGCCAACAGCTCAAGTGGTGATAGAAGGTGAGGGGCTGGATTTGGATAAGATTAAAGGCAAGGTAGAGGATATTGGCTACGAATACGTAGGAGTTGAGTAG